A genome region from Populus alba chromosome 3, ASM523922v2, whole genome shotgun sequence includes the following:
- the LOC118030992 gene encoding phospholipase D alpha 4 produces MEGEQKFLHGTLEATIFDATPYTPPFPFNCVFMNGSPTYVTIKIGKQKVAKTSHECDRVWNQTFHILCAHPLDSTITITMKTKCSILGKFHIQAHKIVTEASLINGFFPLVMENGKPHPQLKLRFMLWFKPAELETTWAKILNNGEFQGLRNATFPQRSNCHVTLYQDAHHCSSFKPPFDLCGSPRKLWEDVYKAVEGAKHLIYIAGWSFNPKMVLVRDPETDMPHARGVLLGELLKRKGEEGVAVRVMLWDDETSLPFIKNRGVMGVHDEDAFAYFKHTKVICKLCPRLHHKFPTLFAHHQKTITVDARARDSISEREIMSFVGGLDLCDGRYDTERHSLFHTLNKESHCFDFYQTNIAGASLHRGGPREPWHDAHACIVGQAALDVLTNFEQRWNKQCDGSVLVPISSIPSLIHQPFPSSVSNDRNWKVQVFRSIDHVSAIHLARNLRVERSIHEAYVEAIRRAERFIYIENQYFIGGCQLWDEDRHCGCTNLIPIEIALKVVNKIRARERFAVYILIPMWPEGVPESEPVQDILHWTRQTMAMMYKLVGEALQESGEPAGHPRDYLNFFCLANREEESKGELLPPYSPRPSTQYWNAQKHRRFMVYVHSKLMIVDDAYLLIGSANVNQRSMDGRRDTEIAIGCFQSKNGKDTSNPREILAYRMSLWYEHTGLEEEIFLEPESLACAQRMRLIGEQMWKVYAGEEVVDMEGVHLVNYPLTVAKDGAVEDLVDGGGNFPDTKSPVKGRRSNMLPPVFTT; encoded by the exons ATGGAAGGAGAACAAAAATTCCTCCATGGAACACTAGAAGCTACCATCTTTGATGCAACACCGTATACACCACCATTTCCCTTCAAT TGTGTATTTATGAATGGAAGCCCCACTTACGTGACTATCAAGATAGGCAAACAGAAGGTAGCAAAGACAAGCCATGAATGTGATCGAGTTTGGAATCAAACTTTTCATATTCTCTGTGCTCACCCTCTGGATTcaaccatcaccatcaccatgaAAACAAAGTGCTCCATCTTGGGAAAATTCCATATCCAAGCGCATAAGATTGTCACCGAGGCAAGCCTAATTAATGGCTTCTTTCCACTGGTCATGGAAAACGGAAAGCCGCATCCTCAACTCAAACTCAGGTTCATGTTGTGGTTTAAACCAGCAGAACTTGAGACAACTTGGGCAAAAATACTCAACAATGGTGAATTCCAGGGACTAAGAAACGCTACATTTCCTCAAAGATCCAACTGTCATGTTACACTCTACCAAGATGCTCACCATTGCTCGAGTTTTAAGCCTCCATTTGATCTTTGTGGATCTCCTAGAAAATTATGGGAGGACGTTTACAAAGCCGTTGAAGGAGCAAAGCATTTGATATATATTGCAGGCTGGTCTTTCAATCCTAAGATGGTGTTA GTTAGGGATCCTGAAACTGACATGCCTCATGCAAGAGGAGTACTGCTTGGTGAGTTGTTGAAGCGAAAAGGAGAGGAAGGTGTGGCAGTGAGAGTTATGCTTTGGGATGATGAAACATCCTTGCCATTCATCAAGAACAGAGGTGTAATGGGAGTTCACGATGAGGACGCCTTTGCTTACTTCAAACATACTAAAGTAATATGCAAATTATGCCCAAGATTGCACCATAAGTTCCCTACTCTCTTTGCTCACCATCAGAAGACTATAACTGTGGATGCCAGAGCACGTGATTCGATAAGTGAGAGAGAAATAATGAGTTTTGTAGGTGGATTAGACCTTTGTGATGGCCGCTATGACACAGAGAGACATTCCTTGTTTCACACGCTCAACAAAGAATcacattgttttgatttctaccAGACAAATATTGCCGGTGCTAGTCTTCACAGAGGAGGGCCTAGAGAGCCATGGCATGATGCTCATGCTTGTATTGTAGGTCAGGCTGCTTTGGATGTCCTAACCAACTTTGAGCAAAGGTGGAATAAGCAATGTGACGGTTCTGTATTAGTCCCTATCAGCTCCATACCAAGTCTCATACACCAGCCTTTTCCTTCAAGCGTTTCCAATGACAGAAACTGGAAAGTGCAAGTTTTTCGGTCAATCGACCATGTTTCGGCGATCCATTTGGCTAGAAACTTGAGGGTGGAGAGAAGTATACACGAAGCTTATGTAGAGGCGATCAGGCGTGCAGAGAGGTTTATATACATTGAAAACCAATATTTCATAGGAGGGTGCCAACTGTGGGATGAGGATAGGCACTGTGGATGCACAAATCTAATACCTATTGAGATTGCACTCAAGGTGGTTAACAAGATCAGAGCAAGAGAGAGATTTGCAGTGTATATATTGATACCAATGTGGCCTGAAGGGGTGCCTGAGAGTGAACCAGTTCAGGACATATTGCATTGGACAAGACAAACAATGGCAATGATGTACAAGCTAGTAGGAGAAGCATTACAAGAAAGTGGTGAGCCAGCTGGACACCCAAGAGATTACCTGAACTTCTTTTGCCTTGCAAATAGGGAAGAGGAGAGCAAGGGAGAGCTTCTTCCTCCATATTCACCGCGTCCCTCAACACAATATTGGAACGCACAGAAGCATAGGAGGTTCATGGTATATGTCCATTCCAAGCTCATGATAG tGGACGACGCCTACTTGCTGATAGGATCTGCAAACGTGAATCAAAGATCAATGGACGGCAGACGTGACACTGAAATTGCAATAGGATGCTTCCAAAGCAAAAACGGTAAAGACACGAGTAATCCCCGTGAAATCCTAGCGTACCGTATGTCGCTGTGGTATGAACACACCggacttgaagaagaaattttccTAGAGCCTGAAAGCTTGGCATGTGCACAGAGGATGCGTCTGATAGGGGAGCAAATGTGGAAGGTTTACGCCGGTGAAGAGGTTGTGGACATGGAAGGCGTGCACCTGGTGAACTATCCTTTGACAGTAGCTAAGGATGGTGCTGTTGAAGATCTTGTTGATGGAGGTGGTAACTTTCCTGATACTAAGAGTCCTGTCAAGGGGAGAAGATCAAACATGCTACCTCCTGTTTTCACTACTTGA